TGCCCTTAAGTTCCTGTTTGAGCTTGAGGTTTTCTTCGAGGAGTTTTTCTTTTTCTTCCTGAATAGCCTGGATGTTGGCCACGGACTGGGCAATAAGCCCGGAAATAATAGTCAAAAAACGCACGTCTTCTTCAAGAGAAATTTCTTCGCTAAAAATACGGTCAACCGAAAGGGTGCCCAAAATTTTCGCCCCGCTTTTAATAGGAACGCATATAAAAGAAATTTTTTCTTTTTCGCCCTTCTTACGGCTGCGCGTACGATTAAGAAAACGCGGGTCTTCTGCTATGGCTGGCACCACAATAGGCTGGCCAGTGGCCACTACCTGGCCGGTAATCCCTTCACCCAGGCGATAACGACCACGTTTGCGGGCATCAGCCGTAAGACCATGGGCTACTTCGATCTGGATCTCCTGAGTGCGGGGATTAAAAATGGTTATGGTTCCCCTACGCATGTCGAGTTTTTTTGCTAAAATAGCAAGAACTTCCTCTAAAGCCTCACGCATATTAAGCGAACTCGATAGAGTCTTTGCAATCTCATAAAGGCAGCTAAGCTCTTCAACCTCTCGCGGCTGCATTGACTTCCTCACCTCTTACAATTTTGTCAAACAGTCTAACCACAAAATAGAAACTTGCAAAAGATATTTAACACTGGTCCTTGCAAATACCTTCTTTTAAGGCCCCTGCGCTTGTACTTGCAATACTGATCCCGATAATTTTGCAAAGGTCTCTTACAAAATAAGCTTAGCTACATTGACCAAAGCCATTGGTAAGATAAACTTATGAACATGTTAATTATTCCTGAGATTACCATGCCCGAATTTGAAAAGGGCCTTGAGGCAACGAAAACTATTATCCTGCCCTTTGGCTCTACCGAAGAACACGGACCACACCTTCCCTTGGGCACAGATACGCTTCAAATGTATGAAATAGCCAAGCTTGCAGCAAAAAAGCGCCCACTTTTTGTAGGGCCGCCGGTGTTTTATGGACTGTGCCGTAGCACTAAAGAGCACCCTGGCACCATTAGCATTAGTGGAAAAACCCTGCACAGCCTGGTTTTAGACTTACTTTCTTCTTATTACGACCAGGGGCTTAGAAATTTTTTGCTTTTTTCCGGGCATGCTGGAGGCACACATCTTGCTTTTATCCTTGATGCGGCTGAAGAATTCTTAGAAAAACAAAAAGAGGCTAAAGTAGCAGTGGCTTCAATCCTTGAACTGCTTGAGATGGCTGCCAAAGACCTACTTGAGACCCCTAAAGACTCTCACGCCGGGGAATTTGAAACCTCTATCATGCTCCACTTTTACCCTCAGCTGGTCAAAGGCTCTGCTAAAGAAGAATATCCGCATTTCCCTAAGCCTTTTTTGGTACGTAACAAGAGAAAATTTTGGCCAAGTGGGGTGTGGGGAGATCCTCAGAAAGCATCTGCCCAAAAGGGAAAAGGCTTTGCGGAAAAAATTGCCGAACTTATCGTCAAAATTGCCGACGAAATCGAATCTTTTAAGGAGGATACGTAATGAAAAAACTTATTACCCTAACCATGGCACTTGCTTTTTTAGCCTGGGCCCAGGTGCTTGCCGCCAAACAAAACATCCCCTGGGACACCAAAATAAACACCTTTAGTTGTTCAAAGCAGGTTGCCAAGCTTGAGAACTTCAAGGGCAAGGTCCTTTTGGTTAACTTCTTTGCTACTTATTGCCCACCTTGCCAAGTAGAACTCCTTGAATTTTCTGATCTTTATCGCAAATTCAACCCTCAGGGCCTTGAAATTCTCACTTTCATGGTTGACCAAGGGGGCGAAAGAGTGCTTCCCCACTTGATTTATTCCAAAAACATCAAATATTGCGTGGCCATTGCCAATGACGAAATACTTTCTGCTTTTGACTGGCCGGACATTTTGCCTACGACCTTCATAATCGATCAAAAAGGAAACATTGTGAAAAAATACGTAGGCTACGCAGGCAAAAAAGAATTAGAAAAAGAAATACTGAATCTTCTGAAGAAAAATTAGGGTTTGACAACTATTTGAGGCGGCCCTTCTTCCACATAGCCAATCTGGGCTGCCTCAAAAACACCTTTTTCCAGCAGCTTACGGAAAAATTCTTCTTTCTTTCCAGATGGTACGCTTATTAAAAGCCCGCCTGAGGTTTGCGCGTCATAAAGCAAAGTAAGAAGGTCTTTATCGACTTCTTTTTCGACTTTTACGTGCTTTTCACAAAAACGGATATTGTCATAATCTCCTGCTGGGATAAGCCCCATTTTTAAAAAGGATAGGGCCTCTTTGATAACAGGAACCTTACTTGCTTCAATAACAAGCTTTACGTTGCTTGCCTGGGCCATTTCCAGGGCATGTCCAAGCAGGCCAAAGCCGGTAATATCTGTGGCCGAGGACACCCCTACTTCCATCATGGCCTCTGAGGCTGCTTTATTAAGCGCTGCCATGACTTCGATCATGCGTCTTTCCGCAGTCTTGTCTGCCAAGCCGCCTTTTACCGCGGTGGCAAGGATCCCTGTGCCAAGGGGTTTGGTGAGAAAGAGCACGTCTTTTGGCTTTGCGCCGGCATTGGTAACGTATTTTTCTGGATGGACCACCCCTACCACCGAAAGTCCGTATTTTATCTCGGGGTCATCAACGCTGTGGCCCCCTGCTAGCACAGCTTCTGCTTCTTTTATTTTTTCAATGCCTCCGCGGAGGATTTCTTTAAGGATGGCTTTGTCTTCTTTTTTTGGGAAGCAAACGATGTTTAGGGCAAGAACGGGACGCCCTCCCATGGCGTACACGTCAGAAAGCGAATTAGCCGCAGCAACTTGACCAAACCAATAGGGATCATCTACTATGGGAGTAAAAAAATCAAGGGTACAAATAATAGCTATCTCATCTGACAAGCGATATATCGCAGCATCTGACGCGGCCTCAAAGCCCACTAAGAGATCAGGGTGCTTAAAAGCAGGCAAATCTTTTAGTATTTCTGCCAGCTCCGCTGGCGGAAGCTTAGAAGCTCACCCCGCCGCCCGGACTTTTTGTGTTAAACGAGATTTCTTTTCCATAATTTGTAATGATAACAGAAATTTTTAGTGGGGAAATATGCTAAAAATTTTGAGGAAGGGTTATAAATGTAAAGTAAGACATTCAACAAATATGAATTTTGAGCCGAAAGGTCTTTACATAAAGGGGCGCGGCAAATGATCTTAGAAGAACAAGAAAAAAATCTTAAAATTACCAAAAATTTCGTTTCCGAAGACGAAAAAATCCCGGCTAAAAAACTAATTCAAATTGTAAACAAGCTTTTTTCCTCCCAATATCACCTCCCCTATGACTATTTTTTAAAAGGTCTTGTGGAAGGATTAAATCTTTGCTCTGCAGCGGTTTATTACAACCAATTAGATTATCGCTGGCAATTAGTTGCCAATCTCGTAGCACGTTATCCCCACCATGAAAAAACCCCGCCATTGCCTGATGTGATTGAATACCAGGATATATGGCCCGGGCTTGAAACCAAATTCGCAGAAGGTGAACGGGTGATGTTCACCGAAGAAGAAATAGAGGCCCTGGGGCTCCTTGATTGTAAAGACCACAAAATCTTTGGGTTCCCTCTTTTTGATGGAAAATGGTGGACAGGACTACTAATCGTTGATTTTGGCAAGAGATCTCCTTCAGACGAAGAACTTGGTCTTATTGACGAACTCGCTTCCGCCCTTTCCTTAGCCATAAAAAGGCAAAAGCGCGAAAGCGAATACCTTGATATTACCCGTGTTTTCCAAGAGCTTTTAAACAATATCCCGTATATCGTAATCCTTACGGACATGCAGGGGCGGTGGCTGCTGGCAAACACTAAAACGAACGAAATTTTTGGCTTTAAGCGGAAAATTTACCAGGGCCAAACCTTTGAACAAATCGCTCAAATAAAACCCCAACTTCAAGGACTTTTAGAGCGCTTAAAAAGGCTCCTTGCCCAGGTTCCAGGGCAAGACACCCCGGTAAAAGAAGTCTTTCGTATTAAGACCAAAGATCGCATACAATGGTGGGAATTTCTGTTAATCCCATTTAAATGCGATTCTGAAAAGCGCATTTTAATCCTTGGCCGAGATATTTCTTCTTTTAGAATTGCCCAGGAAAGACTGCTTACTATCTTGGAAAATCTCCCCGCCATGGTCTATGTGGTTGATCCCAAAACCAAGACCATCCTTTACCACAACACCCTTTTTAAAGAATACTTCGGCCAGGATTATGTAAACAAAGGACCTTGTTACGAATTACTTTACGGAAAAAAGCAGGTTTGTGAATTTTGCCACATAGAAAAAGCCAAAGAAGGGCTCCGTGAGCAAAAAGAAATTTACGACGAAAAACATGGCCGCTGGCTCAAGCTAAACGAAGTCTATATCCACTGGCTTGACCGGGAACTTGTGCGCCTGGGCATGCTGGAAGACATCAGCGAAATTAAGCAACAAGAAGAAGGCATTATCAAGGCCCAAAAAATAGAAGTTCTTGGAAAAATGACCGGTACCGTGGCCCACGAGTTCAATAATATCCTGGCCGTTATTACCGGTTATTTAGATTTGATTCGCTTACACGCAGGGGATGACCCCAAGCTTAAGAGGTACATCGACAAAATTCTTGCGGCCGTAGAAAACGGTTCAAATCTTATCAAGCAATTTTTAATTTTGTCCCGCGGGAAGGTCGATAATAAAGAAGAAACCTGTGATTTGAACTTTTTCCTGAGGGAACAAAAAGAACTTTTCCACAAAATTTTAGGAGAAAATATCGAACTTGAGCTGGAACTATGCCAAGAACCTTTGCCTGTAGGGCTTTCTTTCGAAGAAATGCAACATATCCTTACCAACCTCTTGCTCAATGCTCGCGATGCCATGCCCCAGGGGGGAAAGTTTTTTATTATAACGCGCCTAATAGAAACTTTAAAAGGCCCTGCAGCACTGCTTAAAATCAGGGATACGGGCTGCGGTATAGACAAAAAAGACCTTGCCCGTATCTTCGAACCCTTTTATACTACCAAACCCTCAGGAGAGGGTACCGGTTTAGGTTTAAATGTTATCCTGTCCCTAGTGCGCCGCTGTGGTGGGGAAATAAAAGTAGACAGCGAGCCAGGGCAAGGTACAACTTTTGAGATTATTTTGCCCTTAAAAATGTATCTTGATATAAAAAAGACAGGAGAAAAAGACTTTCCTCATTCAGAGGGAAAACAGGACTTAGCCGTGTCCAAAAAAAGTATCTTAATCGTAGAAGACGAACCCCATATTAGGGAAATGCTTGCGGAGATGCTTGAAGCGCAAGGCTTCGAAGTAGTAGCCGCAGAAAATGGCGAAGATGCCTTGAACAAACTCAAAGAAATAAACTACAAAATCAACCTCATCGTAACGGATGTGGTCATGCCCAAGATGGACGGCGTAAGGCTTTACCGGGAGGTACAAAAAGTCATCCCTGAAGTTCCGGTAATTTTTATCTCAGGTTATGCGGAACACATCCTTGAGCGCTACGGTTTTGACGAAAAAGCCTTTCGCATCATCAAAAAGCCTTTTACCTTTCGCCAACTCCTCGAGGAAGTAGAAAAAGTCTTTAGCGGGATTTCTTTTT
Above is a window of Thermodesulfatator atlanticus DSM 21156 DNA encoding:
- a CDS encoding creatininase family protein → MNMLIIPEITMPEFEKGLEATKTIILPFGSTEEHGPHLPLGTDTLQMYEIAKLAAKKRPLFVGPPVFYGLCRSTKEHPGTISISGKTLHSLVLDLLSSYYDQGLRNFLLFSGHAGGTHLAFILDAAEEFLEKQKEAKVAVASILELLEMAAKDLLETPKDSHAGEFETSIMLHFYPQLVKGSAKEEYPHFPKPFLVRNKRKFWPSGVWGDPQKASAQKGKGFAEKIAELIVKIADEIESFKEDT
- a CDS encoding TlpA family protein disulfide reductase, encoding MKKLITLTMALAFLAWAQVLAAKQNIPWDTKINTFSCSKQVAKLENFKGKVLLVNFFATYCPPCQVELLEFSDLYRKFNPQGLEILTFMVDQGGERVLPHLIYSKNIKYCVAIANDEILSAFDWPDILPTTFIIDQKGNIVKKYVGYAGKKELEKEILNLLKKN
- the selD gene encoding selenide, water dikinase SelD, which gives rise to MEKKSRLTQKVRAAGUASKLPPAELAEILKDLPAFKHPDLLVGFEAASDAAIYRLSDEIAIICTLDFFTPIVDDPYWFGQVAAANSLSDVYAMGGRPVLALNIVCFPKKEDKAILKEILRGGIEKIKEAEAVLAGGHSVDDPEIKYGLSVVGVVHPEKYVTNAGAKPKDVLFLTKPLGTGILATAVKGGLADKTAERRMIEVMAALNKAASEAMMEVGVSSATDITGFGLLGHALEMAQASNVKLVIEASKVPVIKEALSFLKMGLIPAGDYDNIRFCEKHVKVEKEVDKDLLTLLYDAQTSGGLLISVPSGKKEEFFRKLLEKGVFEAAQIGYVEEGPPQIVVKP
- a CDS encoding hybrid sensor histidine kinase/response regulator; the encoded protein is MILEEQEKNLKITKNFVSEDEKIPAKKLIQIVNKLFSSQYHLPYDYFLKGLVEGLNLCSAAVYYNQLDYRWQLVANLVARYPHHEKTPPLPDVIEYQDIWPGLETKFAEGERVMFTEEEIEALGLLDCKDHKIFGFPLFDGKWWTGLLIVDFGKRSPSDEELGLIDELASALSLAIKRQKRESEYLDITRVFQELLNNIPYIVILTDMQGRWLLANTKTNEIFGFKRKIYQGQTFEQIAQIKPQLQGLLERLKRLLAQVPGQDTPVKEVFRIKTKDRIQWWEFLLIPFKCDSEKRILILGRDISSFRIAQERLLTILENLPAMVYVVDPKTKTILYHNTLFKEYFGQDYVNKGPCYELLYGKKQVCEFCHIEKAKEGLREQKEIYDEKHGRWLKLNEVYIHWLDRELVRLGMLEDISEIKQQEEGIIKAQKIEVLGKMTGTVAHEFNNILAVITGYLDLIRLHAGDDPKLKRYIDKILAAVENGSNLIKQFLILSRGKVDNKEETCDLNFFLREQKELFHKILGENIELELELCQEPLPVGLSFEEMQHILTNLLLNARDAMPQGGKFFIITRLIETLKGPAALLKIRDTGCGIDKKDLARIFEPFYTTKPSGEGTGLGLNVILSLVRRCGGEIKVDSEPGQGTTFEIILPLKMYLDIKKTGEKDFPHSEGKQDLAVSKKSILIVEDEPHIREMLAEMLEAQGFEVVAAENGEDALNKLKEINYKINLIVTDVVMPKMDGVRLYREVQKVIPEVPVIFISGYAEHILERYGFDEKAFRIIKKPFTFRQLLEEVEKVFSGISF